Genomic segment of Picrophilus oshimae DSM 9789:
TTTTTATAGCTGTAATATGCATACTTGCCTTCATGACATTAAACATCCTTGGAATAAAAAATTCAACAAAGACCATAACTGGCCTTGTAATATTAAATGTGCTTGTACTGCTGGTTTTTATATTCTCAGGAATAACAAGGTTCAATTCTAATAATTATATTAATTTTATGCCACACGGAATCTCCGGAATAATAACAGGAACGGCACTGATCTTCTTTGCATTTACAGGTTTTTCAAGGGTGACAACTGTAAGTGATGAGGTTGTTAACCCTGAAAAAACGATACCTCTTGCGATAATTGTATCGATAATAATATCATCAATTCTATATATATTAATAGCCGTTGTTTTAATAGGACTTAAGCCATATTATGCATACCAGGGCTCAACGTCACCCTTAAGCCTGGCCGTATCCTCGCTTCATAATAGATATATTGATATAATAGTATCAATAGGTGGCGTTACATCAACGGCAGGTGTTACACTGACAGGCATACTTGGCACGTCAAGGGTTCTGTTTGCCATGGGCAGGGATAAAGAGCTGCCGGAAAAACTATCATACATTGATAGGTTCTCAACACCGGTATTTGCAATAATATTATCATCAATACTTGGAATAATATTTTTGATCTTTGTTTCCTTTGGAACAATAGTTGAGGCCTCAAATTCATCTGTTCTGATCTCATATATAATTATAAATGTGGCTGCAGGCTTTTTGTATCTAAAGCTAAGAAAAAGGGAAACAAAAAGGCTTGCAGGCAGGCCATTTTTTATAATCATACCTGCACTTGGCATAGCAACAATTCTTTTAATAATAAGCCATATAAATATAGGAAGCCTGGAGATTACAGGTGTAATACTATTGATCTGCATAATATATTATATAATAAGAAGAATAGCTCTTAACATTGAGGGGCGCAGGGTTCCCAGGCACAGCGATGTGCGTCTCTTTGGAAAAAGCAGGTCAAGGACAAACTAATCATTTTTTATTATATACTGTTTTTTTACCATGTTCTTATTCTTTATGGATATTATCCTTGATAGTATGCTCACAGCTATCTCATATGGTGACACTGCGTTTATTTCAATTCCTGCCGGGCATTCAATGTCAATATCGTAATTTATCATTGCCATATCGCTTTTATAACGATTTAAACTGGCCATCAGACCTATGTAATCCGGTCTTTTACCCGCAAGTTTGTTTATAACCCTGACGTCGTTTTTGCCCCTGGTTAATATAATTACATAATCGTTTCTGCCAATCTCTGTTCCCTCAATATCATCGATTTTATAATGCCCGGAATCAGGCTCTGAATCGTCACTGAATATTAATATTTTAAAGCCGAGAAACCTTGACAGATTCTCAACGGCCTCGGCTATTATGTCACGGCCAGGATCCTTTATAATTATTATCCTTTTCCTGCCATGATATGGCTCAATGTATACTGACAATGTGCCGCCGCAGGTTGTGTCCATTTTAATATAATCATCAATGCCCGTGCCAAGATCTATATTTATTATATCAGGCTCATTTATATTGATTGATCTATTAAGAACTGCATTGTCTATCGCCGCGCTGCCAAGTGTTCCATAAACGATCATATTATTGTGTATTATCATCTTAAATCCAGGCTTTGCTATTGAATTGCCCGTTGTTGAAATAACAGTACAAAGGATAAAATCCTCATTTTCTGATACAAGTTTATTAAAAACCTCGAGGTAATCCTCATACATAATTTAAAATTAAAGGTTGTTATTTAATATTTTTATTTAAGAGATAAGAAATAGGAAAATAAATATAAAGATTTTTATATTTAGGTTTATGGTAAGCCAGCAGGTTGCAATAGAGCTAATACTTGATGCTGTGGTCTTCTTTTTTATAGGTGCATGGTTTTCAAGGTTTTATTTAAGGCATCCATTTAGAAGAAAGCCGGTAACAGGCAAGGATGCAATGATAGGAAAAACCGGCATCGTTGTTAATATAACAAAAAATAATTTCTACGAGGTTTCGGTTGATTCAGAGATATGGCGTGCCCTTCCACTTGAAAAGAATGATAAATTTCAGAAGGGTGATGAGGTTATTATAAAGGATATAAGAAGCCTTGTGCTTTACATTCAAAAAATAAAATAAGTTTAAAATTGTTTTTGCAATACCATTGTTATGCACGCCATAAACATAGGTATAATTGGTGGAAGCCATACAGATGATTATTACTGCAGCATAGCATATAAGGTTGGTGAGCTCCTTGCAAAGAAAAACATCGTTGTTATATGCGGTGGCAAGGAGGGAATAATGGAATGCGTTTCAAAGGGCGTTTCAGATAACAATGGAATAGTAATAGGCATACTGCCTGGCAATGACAAAACAGAGGGAAATAGATATCTAACGATTGCAATGCCAACAGGCATAGGCTACATGAGGAATTTTTTAATAGTAAGGGCGAGCGATGCACTGATAGCAATAGAGGGTTTCTCCGGAACAACCTCCGAGGCGGCATTTGCAATAAGTGAGGGGAAAACAGTTGTTTCAATCGGAGATCTTGATATAAAAAGAAAGGAGACAGATGGAAAGCTTATAAGGGCATCAGATCCTGAGGAGGCAGTTGAAATAGCCATTTTAGAGGCAACGAAACATGCCCATAACAAAATAGATAAATCTTTATAATATATACATTCAATGAAAGATGTTTATATTGTATCAGCAAAGAGAACCCCCATAGGCAAATTTGGCAAGGGCTTCTCGAAAATAAAGGCAACGGAGCTTGGCGGAAAGGCCATAAGGGCTGCCATAGATGATGCAAAGCTCGACCCTGCACTTGTACAGGAGGTAATAATGGGCAATGTCATAGAGGGGGGCGTTGGCCAGAATCCTGCAGGTCAGGCAGCATACCATGCGGGCCTGCCTTTTGGAGTTACAAAATACACTGTAAACGTTGTTTGTGCATCCGGCATGCTGGCCGTGGAATCCGCGGCAAGGGAGATCATGCTTGGTGAGAGGGATTTAATAGTCGCAGGCGGTATGGAGAATATGAGCATGTCTCCACTGCTTTTGAGCAGCGAGTTCCGCTGGGGGCCAAAGCAGCTTTTATACAAGAACATGAAGATAGAGGACTCAATGCTTGTCGACGGATTAATTGATGCAATGTACTATGAGCACATGGGCGTTTCTGCTGAGAGAAGCGCCAGGAAGTACAATTTAACAAGGGAGGATGCGGATTCATATTCAGTTCAGAGCCAGGAGCGTGCGATCAGGGCAACAGAGAGCGGAGAATTCAGGAATGAAATTGTTCCAGTTAATGATATAGATAGGGACGAGGGCTTAAGAAAAACAACCATGAAGGATCTTGAGAAGTTAAACCCTGCATTCGACCGTGATGGTATATTAACAGCAGGCAATTCATCGCAGCTATCAGACGGTGCATCTGCACTGGTAATTGCCTCTGAAAAGGCCATAAATGAGTATGATTTAAAGCCCATTGCAAGAATAACCGGTTATGAATCTGCATCACTGGATCCAAGGGACTTTGTTGAGGCGCCGATACCTGCAACAAAGAAGCTCCTGGAAAAACAGAACAAAAGCATAGACTACTATGATCTTGTGGAACACAACGAGGCGTTTTCTGTTGCATCAATAATAGTAAGGGACCAGCTAAAAATAGACAACGAAAGGTTCAACGTTAACGGTGGTGCAATAGCCATTGGTCATCCACTTGGGAACAGCGGTTCAAGGATCATTGTAACATTAATAAATGCATTAAAAACAAGGCATATGAAGACAGGACTTGCAACAATATGCCATGGTGGCGGTGGTGGCCATACAATAACACTGGAGATGGTTGAATGAGGGTAACCGTCATTGGTGCAGGAACCATGGGCTCTGGCATAGCAGAGGTCTTTGCGCTGAATAATCACGAGGTTCTGCTTAGCGATGTTAGCAATGATATATTAAACAACGGAAGAAAAAAGATAGAGGCATCACTGGAAAAATTTAAGGAAAAGGGCAGAATAAAAAGCGTCGAGGATGTCCTTGAAAAGATATCAATGAATACAGATATAAATGCACAGGAATCTGATCTTTACATAGAGGCCGTTCTTGAAAGAATAGATGTAAAAAGGGATGTTTTATCAAGGATCAGGAGCGATGCAATCATAGCAACGAACACGTCATCGAT
This window contains:
- a CDS encoding APC family permease, yielding MELKRSITLTGAIMINLGAIIGAGIFVIIGIAAYRAGPGVIISIVLSGIIAILTGLSFSEIARHVAKEGGAYEYAKDTLSPSAGFVAGWMWTSGNIIAIAAVATSFGSYFDVLFNINVNPFFIAVICILAFMTLNILGIKNSTKTITGLVILNVLVLLVFIFSGITRFNSNNYINFMPHGISGIITGTALIFFAFTGFSRVTTVSDEVVNPEKTIPLAIIVSIIISSILYILIAVVLIGLKPYYAYQGSTSPLSLAVSSLHNRYIDIIVSIGGVTSTAGVTLTGILGTSRVLFAMGRDKELPEKLSYIDRFSTPVFAIILSSILGIIFLIFVSFGTIVEASNSSVLISYIIINVAAGFLYLKLRKRETKRLAGRPFFIIIPALGIATILLIISHINIGSLEITGVILLICIIYYIIRRIALNIEGRRVPRHSDVRLFGKSRSRTN
- a CDS encoding XdhC family protein, giving the protein MYEDYLEVFNKLVSENEDFILCTVISTTGNSIAKPGFKMIIHNNMIVYGTLGSAAIDNAVLNRSININEPDIINIDLGTGIDDYIKMDTTCGGTLSVYIEPYHGRKRIIIIKDPGRDIIAEAVENLSRFLGFKILIFSDDSEPDSGHYKIDDIEGTEIGRNDYVIILTRGKNDVRVINKLAGKRPDYIGLMASLNRYKSDMAMINYDIDIECPAGIEINAVSPYEIAVSILSRIISIKNKNMVKKQYIIKND
- a CDS encoding NfeD family protein → MVSQQVAIELILDAVVFFFIGAWFSRFYLRHPFRRKPVTGKDAMIGKTGIVVNITKNNFYEVSVDSEIWRALPLEKNDKFQKGDEVIIKDIRSLVLYIQKIK
- a CDS encoding TIGR00725 family protein, yielding MHAINIGIIGGSHTDDYYCSIAYKVGELLAKKNIVVICGGKEGIMECVSKGVSDNNGIVIGILPGNDKTEGNRYLTIAMPTGIGYMRNFLIVRASDALIAIEGFSGTTSEAAFAISEGKTVVSIGDLDIKRKETDGKLIRASDPEEAVEIAILEATKHAHNKIDKSL
- a CDS encoding acetyl-CoA C-acetyltransferase encodes the protein MKDVYIVSAKRTPIGKFGKGFSKIKATELGGKAIRAAIDDAKLDPALVQEVIMGNVIEGGVGQNPAGQAAYHAGLPFGVTKYTVNVVCASGMLAVESAAREIMLGERDLIVAGGMENMSMSPLLLSSEFRWGPKQLLYKNMKIEDSMLVDGLIDAMYYEHMGVSAERSARKYNLTREDADSYSVQSQERAIRATESGEFRNEIVPVNDIDRDEGLRKTTMKDLEKLNPAFDRDGILTAGNSSQLSDGASALVIASEKAINEYDLKPIARITGYESASLDPRDFVEAPIPATKKLLEKQNKSIDYYDLVEHNEAFSVASIIVRDQLKIDNERFNVNGGAIAIGHPLGNSGSRIIVTLINALKTRHMKTGLATICHGGGGGHTITLEMVE